From a region of the Nitrospinota bacterium genome:
- a CDS encoding type II toxin-antitoxin system RelE/ParE family toxin, translating into MTVTIKLTDRAHYDLQAIEEYSIQRWGKKTANRYLEDIQTALSLLQEKPDLLRPKPQVSTHFKFYRVREHFLVCTELKDFLLVLTIKHGQMDLPIQIAELEPTLVQEADLLHQRLLATEKKT; encoded by the coding sequence GTGACGGTCACCATAAAGCTCACGGACCGAGCCCATTATGACCTTCAAGCGATTGAAGAATATTCTATCCAAAGGTGGGGTAAAAAAACCGCAAACCGTTATCTTGAAGATATTCAAACGGCCCTATCTCTATTACAGGAAAAACCTGATCTTCTGCGCCCAAAACCTCAGGTTTCAACACACTTCAAATTTTATCGCGTCCGCGAGCATTTCCTGGTATGCACTGAGCTAAAAGATTTTCTTCTGGTGCTGACGATAAAACACGGGCAAATGGATTTACCCATTCAAATCGCAGAGCTCGAACCCACATTGGTTCAAGAAGCCGATCTCCTTCATCAAAGACTTTTGGCAACTGAAAAAAAAACGTAA
- a CDS encoding CopG family transcriptional regulator, with protein sequence MSSSLNLTLTDELRAFIDRNCGDGTLYATPTEFMRDVLREKKQRLEAAELRAGILEGYQDAIAGRTTKFSGNLKDDMEKFKKRGK encoded by the coding sequence ATGAGTAGCAGTCTCAATCTTACATTAACCGATGAGCTTCGTGCTTTCATTGATCGTAACTGCGGGGACGGAACCCTGTACGCAACACCCACAGAATTTATGCGGGATGTCTTACGGGAAAAAAAGCAACGCCTGGAAGCCGCCGAGTTGCGCGCCGGCATACTGGAAGGTTATCAAGACGCTATCGCTGGCCGAACCACCAAGTTTTCGGGAAACTTGAAAGACGACATGGAAAAATTCAAAAAACGCGGTAAATAA
- a CDS encoding formylglycine-generating enzyme family protein — protein sequence MRWFIPSLVLLLQLFTTASFAEDAKSTAGMGNMALIEGGIYEMGSRRSLQELNPGELMHHDRHSLGPENPAHHVHVDTFSIDIYEVTNADYQEYVKTTGATQPAYADDPDFNGPTQPVVGVSWKEADKYCKWKGKRLPTEAEWEKASRGKRLVIYPWGNDLPDKTKVNFHEEVNKTTPVGSYEAGKSDYGVYDLSGNVSEWTHDWHLAEYYLFSPKANPQGHDKGQYKVIRGGNWRNNAYDVNMVYRNATLPTVRNKTVGFRCVKSAEGK from the coding sequence ATGCGTTGGTTCATTCCCAGTTTGGTCCTTTTGTTGCAATTATTCACTACGGCTTCTTTTGCGGAGGATGCAAAAAGCACCGCTGGAATGGGAAACATGGCTCTTATAGAAGGCGGCATTTATGAAATGGGAAGCCGCCGCTCCCTTCAGGAATTGAACCCTGGGGAACTCATGCACCACGACCGCCATTCCCTGGGGCCGGAAAACCCCGCGCACCATGTACATGTGGACACCTTCAGCATAGATATTTATGAAGTCACCAACGCCGATTACCAGGAATACGTGAAAACTACCGGAGCCACACAACCGGCCTACGCTGACGACCCCGATTTCAACGGACCCACGCAACCCGTGGTTGGGGTTTCATGGAAAGAGGCCGACAAATACTGCAAATGGAAAGGCAAGCGTCTTCCCACCGAAGCGGAATGGGAAAAGGCATCGCGCGGCAAGCGTCTAGTCATTTATCCCTGGGGCAACGACCTGCCGGATAAAACCAAAGTGAATTTTCACGAAGAAGTGAACAAAACCACACCCGTGGGTTCCTATGAAGCGGGGAAATCGGATTACGGCGTTTATGACCTTTCGGGCAATGTCTCCGAATGGACCCACGACTGGCATCTGGCGGAATATTATCTGTTCTCCCCCAAGGCAAACCCGCAGGGCCACGACAAGGGCCAATATAAGGTCATCCGCGGCGGCAACTGGAGAAACAACGCCTACGACGTCAACATGGTTTACCGAAACGCCACCCTGCCAACTGTCAGGAACAAGACCGTCGGCTTTCGGTGTGTGAAAAGTGCTGAGGGGAAATAA